The Nothobranchius furzeri strain GRZ-AD chromosome 6, NfurGRZ-RIMD1, whole genome shotgun sequence genome includes a region encoding these proteins:
- the stc1l gene encoding stanniocalcin 1, like: protein MLHTSALLLLLALSSAASFQLPEEAAPRRARFSSNSPSDVARCLNEASTVGCGFYSCLENSTCDTDGMHDICELFLHSAASFNTEGKAFVKKSLNCISQGISTKVFQAIRHCNIFQRMIAEVQEECYSSLDICTVARTNPDAIGEVLQVPTHFPNRYYSTLLQSLQTCDEQTVAIVRTGVMARMGPDMETFLQLIQNKPCSSSSDVPVSNTPTSWRNMPVFNIQPGFRGRDPTHLFARKRSVDNLQGGETQAKADQ from the exons ATGCTGCAcacctctgctctgctcctcctccTTGCCCTGAGCTCCGCCGCCAGCTTCCAGCTGCCGGAGGAGGCTGCTCCACGTCGGGCTCGCTTCTCCTCCAACAGCCCAT CTGATGTGGCCAGATGTTTGAATGAAGCCTCCACCGTGGGCTGTGGGTTCTACTCCTGCCTTGAGAACTCCACCTGTGACACTGATGGGATGCACGACATCTGTGAGCTGTTCCTCCACTCAGCAGCCAGCTTCAACACAGAG GGTAAAGCCTTTGTGAAGAAGAGTCTGAACTGCATTTCCCAGGGGATCTCCACCAAAGTCTTCCAAGCTATTCGCCACTGTAACATCTTCCAGAGGATGATCGCTGAG GTTCAGGAGGAGTGTTACTCCAGTTTGGACATTTGTACGGTGGCTCGTACAAACCCCGACGCCATCGGGGAGGTGTTACAGGTTCCCACCCACTTCCCCAACAG GTACTACAGCACCCTACTGCAGTCCCTGCAGACCTGCGATGAGCAGACAGTGGCCATTGTGAGGACCGGCGTCATGGCCCGTATGGGGCCCGACATGGAGACCTTCCTCCAACTCATCCAGAACAAACCTTGCTCCAGCAGCTCAGACGTTCCCGTCTCCAACACCCCCACCAGTTGGAGGAACATGCCTGTGTTCAACATCCAGCCTGGCTTCAGAGGCAGAGACCCCACCCACCTGTTTGCCAGGAAGAGATCTGTGGACaacctgcagggaggggagaccCAGGCAAAAGCAGACCAGTAG